TTTTCGTCAAAGAGTTGGACGATGTGCTGCTTGCGGGAAAAATCGACGCCGCGGTTCACTCGCTCAAAGATCTTCCTTCGGAGGTCACGAAGGGAGTCGAGTTAACGGCGGTGACGACCTGCGTGGATCCCCGGGACGCCTTGGTGACCCGGGACGGCCGGACGCTGGCCACGCTCCCGAAGGGA
This region of Bdellovibrionota bacterium genomic DNA includes:
- a CDS encoding hydroxymethylbilane synthase yields the protein MNLFRIGTRGSALALAQTGMIQKGLSSRFPKVEFRIETVRTSGDREADLPFAAIGAKGIFVKELDDVLLAGKIDAAVHSLKDLPSEVTKGVELTAVTTCVDPRDALVTRDGRTLATLPKG